A single Crateriforma conspicua DNA region contains:
- the sdhB gene encoding succinate dehydrogenase iron-sulfur subunit has product MIAQEPTLKNRPEFINVRIKRQNGPGQEPYWELHKIKYEPEMNVISVLQRIAAQATTVDGKRVTPVTWDCGCLEEVCGACTMVVNGRVRQSCSALVDRLLADNPDEIVLEPMSKFPVIRDLMVDRERLFRGLQRVKGWVPVDSYYDMGPGERQLRDTQEQNYPLSQCMSCGCCLEACPQFLKIEVPRKEGETDEQYEARKYAEYDKGFVGANAISQVMLFNNHPTGKALAKERLDALTGPGGIATCGNAQNCVAVCPKEIPLTTSIARAGRATTVHAIKKWFER; this is encoded by the coding sequence ATGATCGCCCAGGAACCGACGCTGAAAAATCGACCGGAATTCATCAACGTCCGTATCAAACGTCAAAACGGACCCGGGCAGGAACCGTATTGGGAACTGCACAAGATCAAGTACGAACCGGAAATGAACGTGATCAGCGTTCTGCAACGGATCGCCGCCCAAGCGACGACCGTTGACGGTAAACGCGTCACCCCGGTGACGTGGGACTGTGGATGCTTGGAAGAGGTGTGTGGCGCGTGCACGATGGTCGTCAATGGCCGCGTCCGTCAAAGCTGCAGTGCCTTGGTGGATCGGTTGCTGGCCGATAATCCAGACGAAATCGTTTTGGAACCGATGTCCAAGTTCCCCGTCATCCGAGACTTGATGGTGGACCGCGAACGACTGTTCCGCGGACTGCAACGCGTCAAGGGTTGGGTGCCGGTCGACAGCTATTACGACATGGGTCCGGGCGAACGCCAACTGCGTGACACCCAAGAGCAAAACTATCCGCTCAGCCAGTGCATGAGCTGCGGATGTTGCTTGGAAGCATGCCCGCAGTTCCTGAAGATCGAAGTGCCACGTAAGGAAGGCGAAACCGACGAGCAGTACGAAGCACGCAAGTATGCCGAGTACGACAAGGGATTTGTGGGTGCGAATGCGATTTCACAGGTGATGTTGTTCAACAACCACCCGACCGGAAAAGCACTGGCCAAAGAGCGTTTGGACGCATTGACCGGGCCGGGCGGCATCGCGACATGTGGCAACGCCCAAAACTGCGTGGCGGTTTGTCCGAAAGAAATTCCGCTGACCACATCGATCGCGCGTGCAGGACGTGCGACCACGGTCCACGCGATCAAGAAGTGGTTCGAGCGTTAG